A part of Halobacillus shinanisalinarum genomic DNA contains:
- a CDS encoding DUF1028 domain-containing protein has protein sequence MKRSNVIATYSIVGFDPQTGELGVAVQSKFLGVGAVVPWAKAGVGAIATQAFANPAYGPDGLQLLSEGLSAQEAVDKLIENDSEAADRQVGMVDAEGRAATFTGEHCYDWAGGVTGKHYTAQGNILVNKQTVTEMGRVFESSDGSLADRLLAGLQAAEQAGGDSRGRQSAAIYVVKEKGGYGGLSDVFVDLRVDDHPEPIDELLRIYKLQQLYFGESKQDNIKRLEGELEENVVYHLYRTGFLASKKPDSNDFHKALTTFLHRENFEGREQTKGWLDLEVYHFLERMDSEK, from the coding sequence ATGAAACGTTCTAATGTAATCGCAACTTATTCGATTGTCGGATTTGATCCACAAACTGGAGAACTGGGAGTTGCTGTTCAATCAAAGTTCCTTGGCGTAGGGGCAGTGGTGCCCTGGGCGAAAGCGGGTGTCGGTGCAATTGCCACACAAGCATTTGCTAATCCTGCTTACGGTCCTGATGGTTTGCAATTGTTAAGTGAAGGTTTAAGTGCCCAGGAAGCCGTGGATAAACTGATTGAAAATGACTCTGAAGCTGCAGATCGCCAAGTTGGAATGGTCGATGCTGAGGGAAGAGCAGCTACATTCACTGGTGAGCACTGCTATGACTGGGCTGGAGGGGTAACAGGGAAACACTATACAGCACAAGGAAACATTTTAGTAAATAAACAAACAGTGACAGAAATGGGACGTGTTTTTGAATCAAGTGACGGGTCATTAGCGGACCGCTTGTTAGCAGGGCTTCAGGCAGCTGAACAAGCAGGTGGAGACAGCAGGGGAAGACAATCTGCAGCGATTTATGTGGTAAAAGAAAAAGGAGGCTACGGCGGCCTTAGTGATGTCTTTGTCGATTTACGAGTGGATGATCATCCTGAACCAATTGATGAGTTATTGCGGATTTATAAGCTTCAACAGCTATATTTCGGGGAATCTAAGCAGGATAATATCAAACGATTAGAAGGGGAGCTTGAGGAGAACGTTGTTTATCATTTGTACAGAACAGGGTTCTTAGCAAGCAAAAAGCCAGATTCCAACGATTTTCACAAAGCCCTTACGACATTTTTACACAGAGAAAACTTTGAAGGTCGTGAACAGACAAAGGGCTGGTTGGATTTAGAAGTGTATCATTTTCTGGAACGAATGGACTCAGAAAAGTAA